Proteins encoded by one window of Panicum virgatum strain AP13 chromosome 7N, P.virgatum_v5, whole genome shotgun sequence:
- the LOC120683031 gene encoding uncharacterized protein LOC120683031 — MIAFATVAHRIVGKPVEAVMRSYRNRDNIPADIAAIVSSKFTFSVTMAEASYRNPKKSYQVNSIIHSYGKQRALPFHPPNQSQLVTQNANVYAQSSGSVLPSNTPKSSSESPILDTPTKMLPLEQFSLQTPAKTSELPPNASEENTNTLSTTPPATKSSKKRLHMSEKDDEVDEEESPSETATLNRENDDEKTSDLQSSSHPKAMSPPGKPCTTKLPKTPKK; from the exons ATGATTGCATTTGCTACTGTTGCTCATCGTATTGTTGGTAAACCAGTTGAAGCTGTGATGAGATCTTATAGAAACAGGGATAACATTCCCGCTGATATTGCAGCTATAGTCTCGTCCAAATTCACCTTTTCTGTTACCATGGCCGAAGCTAGCTACCGCAACCCTAAGAAATCATACCAGGTCAATAGTATAATTCATAGCTATGGCAAGCAACGTGCCCTTCCATTCCACCCTCCCAATCAAAGCCAGCTGGTAACCCAAAATGCCAACGTCTATGCCCAATCAAGTGGAAGTGTCCTTCCATCAAACACACCTAAGAGCAGTTCTGAATCACCTATCCTTGACACACCTACTAAGATGCTGCCTCTAGAACAGTTTTCTCTTCAGACCCCAGCTAAAACCTCTGAGCTTCCTCCAAATGCTTCAGAAGAGAACACCAATAC CCTCTCTACAACACCACCTGCAACAAAATCATCCAAGAAAAGACTCCACATGTCCGAAAAAGATGATGAAGTG GATGAAGAAGAGTCACCATCTGAGACAGCAACACTTAACAGggagaatgatgatgaaaaaacTTCTGATCTACAAAG CTCTTCACATCCAAAAGCAATGTCGCCACCAGGGAAGCCCTGCACAACCAAGCTTCCAAAAACTCCCAAAAAATAA